ggatttttgcatcaatgttcatcaaggatattggtctaaaattctctttttttgttgtgtctctgccaggctttggtatcaggatgatgctggcctcataaaataagttagggaggattccctctttttctattgattggaatagtttcagaaggaatggtaccagctcctccttgtacctctggtagaattcggctgtgaacccatctggtcctggactttttttggttggcaagctattgattattgccacaatttcagctcctgttattggtctattcagagattcaacttcttcctggtttagtcttgggagagtatatgtgtcgaggaatttatccatgtcttctagattttctagtttatttgcatagaggtgtttgtaatattctctgatggtagtttgtatttctgtgggatcggtggtgatatcccctttatcattttttattgcatctatttgattcttctctctttttttctttattaatcttgctagcggtctatcaattttgttgatcctttcaaaaaaccagctcctggattcatttattttttgaagggttttttgtgtctctatttccttcagttctgctctgattttagttatttcttgccttctgctagcttttgaatgtgtttgctcttgcttttctagttcttttaattgtgatgttagggtgtcaattttggatctttcctgctttctcttgtgggcatttagtgctataaatttctctctacacactgctttgaatgcatcccagagattctggtatgttgtgtcttggttctcgttggtttcaaagaacatctttatttctgccttcatttcgttatgtacccagtagtcattcaggagcaggttgttcagtttccacatagttgagcggttttgagtgagattcttaatcctgagttctagcttgattgcactgtgatctgagagacagtttgttacaatttctgttcttttacatttattgaggagagctttacttccaagtatatggtcaattttggaataggtgtggtgtggtgctgaaaaaaatgtatattctgttgatttggggtggagagttctgtagatgtctattatgtctgcttggtgcagagctgagttcaattcctgggtatccttgttgactttctgtctcgttgatctgtctaatgttgacagtggggtgttaaagtctcccattattaatgtgtgggagtctaagtctctttgtaggtcactcaggacttgctttatgaatctgggtgctcctgtattgggtgcataaatatttaggatagttagctcttcttgttgaattaatccctttaccattatgtaatggccttctttgtctcttttgatctttgttggtttaaagtctgttttatcagagactaggattgcaacccctgcctttttttgttttccatttgcttggtagatcttcctccatccttttattttgagcctatgtgtgtctctgcacgtgagatgggtttcctgaatacagcacactgatgggtcttgagtctttatccaatttgccagtctgtgtcttttaattggagcatttagtccatttacatttaaagttaatattgttatgtgtgaatttgatcctgtcattatgatgttagctggatattttgctcgttagttgatccagtctcttcctagtctcgatggtctttacatttcggtatgattttgcagtggctggtaccggttgtgcctttccatgtttagcgcttccttcaggagctcttttagggcaggcctggtggtgacaaaatctctcagcatttgcttgtctgtaaagtattttatttctccttcacttatgaagcttagtttggcaggatatgaaattctgagttgaaaattcttttctttaagaatgttgaatattggcccccactctcttctggcttgtagggtttctgccgagagatctgctgttagtctgatgggcttccctttgatggtaatccgacctttctctctggctgcccttaacattttttccttcatttcaactttggtgaatctgacaattatgtgtcttggagttgctcttctagaggggtatctttgtggcgttctctgtatttcctgaatctgaatgttggcctgccttgctagattggggaagttctcctggataatatcctgcagagtgttttccaacttgtttccattctccccgtcactttcaggtacaccaatcagacgtagatttggtcttttcacatagtcccacatttcttggaggctttgctcgtttctttttattcttttttctctaaacttcccttctcgcttcatttcattcatttcatcttccagggctgataccctttcttccatttgatcgcatcagctcctgaggcttctgcattcttcacgtagttctcgagccttggttttcagctccatcagctcctttaagcacttctctgtattggttattctagttatacattcttctaaatttttttcaaagttttcaacttctttgcctttggtttgaatatcctcccaaagctcggagtaatttgatcgtctgaagccttcttctctcagctcgtcaaagtcattctccgtccagctttgttccgttgctggtgaggaactgcgttcctttggaggaggagaggtactctggtttttagggtttccagtttttctgctctgttttttccccatctttgtggttttatctacttttggtctttgatgatggtgatgtacagatgggtttttggtgtggatgtcctttctgttagttttccttctaacagacagaaccctcagctgcaggtctgttggagtacctggccggccgtgtgaggtgtcagtctgcccctgctggggggtgcctcccagttaggctgctcgggggtcaggggtcagggacccacttgaggaggcagtcagcccgttctcacatctccagctgcgtgctgggagaaccactgctctcctcaaagctgtcagacagggacatttaagtctgcagaggttactgctgtctttttgtttgtctgtgccctgcccccagaggtggagcctacagaggcaggcaggcctccttgagctgtggtgggctccacccagttcaagcttccaggctgctttgtttacctaagcgagcctgggcaatggcaggcgcccctcccccagcctcgctgccgacttgctgtttgatctcagactgctgtgctagcaatcagcgagactccgtgggcgtaggaccctctgagccaggtgcgggctatactctcctggggcaccgtttcctaagccagtCGGAAAAGCAccgtattcgggtgggagtggcccgattttccaggtgccgtctgtcacccctggaaggggaaactccctgaccccttgcgcttcccgagtgaggcaatgcctcgcccctgcttcggctggcgcacggtgcgctcacccactgacctgcgcccactgtctggcactccctagtgagatgaacacggtacctcagatggaaatgcagaaatcacccgtcttctgcgtcgctcgcgctgggagctgtagaccggagctgttcctattcggccatcttggctcctcccctttttgtgtgtttattggccatttgtatgttgtcTTTGTAGAAGTATCTATTCAAGTGCTtttgtccatttgtttgttttcttgttttctattgAGTGCTGAGAGTTATTTATATACTCTAGATATATATTCTGCTTTGTCAGATGCGtgatttgcacatattttctccctgtATGTGGCTTGTCTTTCATGCTCCTAACAGGATCTTTTGCAGAACAAAAgtttcattttaatgaagtctaacatcaatttttccttttgtaaattgtGCTTTCGATGTCAAGTATAAAAAACCTTTATGTAGCTCCAGAtcctgaatattttctcctatgtttttttccctaaaagttttatagttttatgttttgcaTTTAAGTCCATGATCAATTTTGCATTAACTTTTATGTAAGTGTGAGGCTTAGGTTAGGTTGCCTATGGAAGTCCAGTTACTCCAGCACCATTTTTGAAAGGctgtcggccaggcacggtggctcacgccatcaaatcctaatcccagcactttgggaggccgaggtgggcagatcatttgaggtcaggagttcgagaccagcctggccaacatggtgaaaccccgtctctactaaaaatacaaaaattagtcagcgtggtggcacatgccaatagtcccagctgctgggaggctgaggcaggaaaatagcttgaacctgggaggtgaaggttgcagtgagccgagatcgcaccactgcactccagcctgggcaacaagagtaaaactgcgtctctaaaaaaagaaaggctatcTCTCCTCTAATTCTTTGCTTCTTTGTGAGAAATcagcattttctgttttgttccattgatcttgtATCTTTTTCCCCACCAATACCACACAATTTTACTATATAGCTCTATAAtatgtcttgaaatcaggtagactGGTTCTTcccaatttatttactttttcaaaattgttttagcgaTTCTAGTTCCCTtgctttacaaataaattttagaatgacCTTGTCTATCTCTGCAAAAAACCTTGCTGGAATTTTCATAAGAACTGTGTGAAACTGATACCTCAACTTGGGAAGAACTGACTTTCTTACTAGGTTGAGTCTCCCAGTCCATGAACATAGTATATCTTTCCATTGATTgagattttctttgatttctatcATCAGTattgtgtagttttcagcatacaagttCTGTACATGTTTTGTAAGACATCCAGATTTGTTTTGAGCATGTttgtaaatagaatttttaatttttggtgttCACATGTTTATTGCTAGCACATAGAaatagatttttgtatgttgatcttatATCCTGAAAACTTGCTAAACTGACTTGTTGGTTCTACTGTTTTTGTAAATTCCTTCAGAGTCTATATGAACAAccgtgtcatctgcaaataaggacagttggatttcttccttttgatcatatgccttttgtttctttatcaTGCCTTATTGCACTGACTAGAAGTTTCAGCGCTGTGTTGAATAAGGGTGATAAGAGCAGACTTCCTTACCTTGTTCCTGTCTAAGGCAAAAGTGTTTCTATAGGAATTTTGTGGATACACTTTATCAAACTGAGGAAGGTTCCCTCTACTTCTGGTTTTCTGAGAgttcgccttttttttttttaactgtgtatGAGtgtattttgtcaaatgccttttctgcatctatatgatcatgtgatttttattacTTAGCCTGTTAATATGATAGATTACGTTAATTGTTTTTGACTATTGCACCTTCTGTTTTAACCGGCTTTTTCTGACAACACTCCGGCAGGGAATGATGTAGGGGAGTGGTGCCACCTCATTGCTATCTGATAGAAGTCCAAGTTCTCCACTTGGCCTCCTTTGACATCTGGTGGGTGAGGAGCTCCTCATTACTGCTGGGCAGGGATGACAGTTCCAGTTCCCCATGGTGAGGGTAGCCTCATATATGCTGGGCAATAATGAAAGTCCTGGCTCTCCACTATGCCTCCTCTGATACCACACCaagcagggagggagaagagTGCTTCATTACTGCTGGCAGGCATGGAAGTCCAGGCTCCCCTTGTGGCCTCCTGATACCACTGGGCTGGGAGTGACCTCACTGGCCACCAGAGATGAAAGTTTCAGATCCTTACCTGGCCTTGGACAACATATCAGTAGAATGTTGGAGCACCTTCTTACAGCCTTTGGAGGGTAGAAATCTAGGATTCCCACTTGGCCTTTGCTAATGGAGATAAAGCCATAGCTTTTTCTACCGTATTTGGCTGGAGTAGAACTGtctaaaagttttctttcttactAGGTCAGACAGAACATTTTCCTGGTCCTTTGGTTAGAGAAGGCTTTTGTTGGGGCTGGTTTTGTCTGCATCCATTGTCGTTTCCAGGTGGCCAGCTTCTTCAAGTCTAGGATAtttgagacaaaaataaaacccagagAACTCACCACCCTGTCATTCCTCAGGTCCTGAGGTCACTAGCCTGTCTGGACATCTTTTCTTCACCTTTCAAAATtttcttgtgtttgttttatatataatatccaGGGTTTTTAGTAATACTTAGCAGGAATAATAGGGAAAAGTAAATCTCCTCCATCTCCCTATAGGTAGAACTTGCTctgataaatatttaacaatgcACTAAAATATGTTTGTGGTGTTTCTAAATGCATAATTAAGGTTTTATATGCTCACAGGTTGGCTTTTAGGACACTAGTAAGAAAATATAGTTGTGATCTGTGTTACACACCAATGATTGTTGCCGCTGATTTTGTCAAATCTATAAAAGCCAGAGACAGCGAATTTACTACAAATCAAGGTATGTGAAACCGAGTGTACTGACtttgtaaaactttttaaatttgtctacAAACTCAACTATCTTGTCTAATCAGAAACAACACAATTTAGAGATTTTATGTGAAAAAGCTTTAGTTCTTTAGTgtttttaataagtattttttacATGTTATTACTGAATGCCTTGCAGACTATCAGTGTATATACCAAAGTGTAAGGTCACTTTGAAACCCTCTCCTCTCACTAGGGCTACTAGAGTAGATTCCTGTCACACTGCCTCTAGTCTTGTACCATTCCAAACTATCCTCCAAGGAGACCAAAGTGACCTATTGAACATGTAAATTTTTCTCTCATTGTTCTCAAAATGTgatccccagaccagcagcatcagtattatctggaaacttgttagaaatggagATTTACAGGTGCACTAAATCAGAAATTCCGGATATGTggtccagcaatctgtgtttcaaAAGCTCTCCAGGTAATTCTGAGCTTGTTAAAGGTTGAGAGCTACTGGCTTAAAGACTAAAATTTCAGCACCTAAAGATAATACACAGTTTGTCATAATCTGACCTCTGAATACATCTTCTGCAGCCTTATCTTCCTTCAGTTTCTCCCCACAGCCCACTGACTTTATCCTTCAAAATTCCTAAGTTATTTTAAGTCCTTGAACATACCCTGTCTTCTCACACCAGACTGCCTCTCTCTCTTGCAAACTGTAGTTTATGTTTCTTCATTCAGCTCTCAATATTTGtagtcatgaattttttttttttttttttttttaatcatcctcTACTCATGTCCTCCCTGCTAAGCACAGGCTCTTATGTTGCACTTAATTCTACTGCATTGTGATTTCCTCTTTATATGCCTTTTTCTCCCATTAGGTTCAGCCTCCTTGAGGGCTGTAGCTTTAGAAATAGCTTGATTTGTGTCCTCAGCGTCTAGTACAGTGTTGGAAATATATTAGACCAATAAATGGTTGTTAAATTGAAATTCTGTAACTCTCTTGAGTTACAAAAGGGAAAGAACCTTACATCTCCATAAAGAATAAAGCAAATTCTCCTAAACCATCATAATCCTGTAAATCAGTAGATTGCCATAGGAATCTTGAATCAGTGCAACTAGGATGATGCCccgaaatctgcatttttataaacACCCAGTGAATCTCATACAAGTATTcctcaaaagaaatgttgaaatacATCTAAACAGAGTTTATAACACTGACCCAAGGATACGaaaaatatgttctttaaaaCCTAGGAAGCTTTAATACATTCGGCTGTATTAAAATTTAAACCTTTGggccagaggcagtggctcatgcctgtaatcttagtgctttgggaggccaagatgggtggatcacctgaggtcaggagtttgagaccagcctgaccaacatggtgaaaccctatctctactaaaaatacaaaaattggctggccatggtggcaggcacctgtaatcttagctacttgggagactgagccagagaatcacttgaacctgggacacagaggttgtagtgagctgagattgcgccactgcactccagcctgtgtgacagagactctgtctcgaaaaaaaaaaaaaaaatttaaacctttaTATGTAAGAGCACATACTCAAAGACAAAAAACTGAGAGTATTTATAACACATGATAGATAGCAATactaatttctttgttttataaaaaaattacaaataaaaagaacaacTAAAGGGAAaattatatacagaaaaatgcaaagaatatGAAGAGAATTCACAAATTAGAATATTCAAATGTTGGATATACACTGTATGATAAGTTGTGAGGAAACAAGAACTTTTATCCATATTGGTATATGTCTATATTGGTAAACTCTTGGAAGATAATTCTGTAATATTTGTCACAGTGTTGTATGTTAAATGCCTATTAACAATTCTCCTAAGAATTTACCGTATGAATATACTTAGAGCATGTGAAACAGTCTAAAAATACACTATATGGtccatccatacagtggaatatcccactataaagaagaaaataggtcTGAGTACGTCTCCCAGATAcatgaggaaagaaaggaacagtAGGCACAGTGGTATATATAGAATGTTCACACTTGTTTAAATTTTACAggtatacaaaaaaattgttcTGGAATGCAGTAAACTAATTCTCACCTTTGGGAAGAGGGTCTATTTTGTCAAAAGTATTAGAATTGTTTTCATTTATCAAATTTTGTACTGTTTGAATTTTTTACCGAGTGtaaattgcttttaattttaaatattttaaattgtttaatgtTATATTATTTGGACAGATGCTTCTTAGGCTAAAAATCGTTATTGCTATTTTATCCTGTACAAACATTAAagtttggtgtgtgtgtgcgtggggTTTTTTCCTGTGAATTTTAATGTTGAGCTATTCATTTTGTCAGGTGATTGCCCATTGATTGTTCAGTTTGCTGCTAACGATGCAAGACTTTTATCTGATGCTGCTCGTATAGTCTGTCCTTACGCGAATGGAATAGACATTAACTGTGGTTGCCCTCAGAGGTAAAGCTCaaagaagttggaagaattttcCAAAAGAGTAGGAAAAAAACTATGTGAACATGGTAAAATATCTTTCTagttttccaaaaattaaaaagaaaatagagttaCAGTCCCAGGGCTcaaaacaagaaggaagaaaatatagggaaatgtaatttagaaacataaattcaaaggtcttttctgaTGACTGAAACGATGTATAGACCTTTGACAGGTGTTTTGTCCCCCCTCACCAATAGAATTTTTATGTGGCTGTGCCTTGAATCTCATCCATAAGTAGTtatatgagaatctaatgtttACGGCAAtccctaaaatgtatttttactgtCATGTCAGATATACTTGCTCTGAAAACAGATTGTTTGACTTAGGAAATCACTACATATTTTCTCCTAATTAATTCCCCTTATAAAAATACCTTATTATAATCACCTTTTCTTTCTATACCACAGTTACTTGGTTGGGTTAAATAACTGGGTGTTGATAGGGTGTACTTAATTTgacaataatatttcttttttttttttttttttttttttgagacagagtttcccgggttggagtgcagtggtgtggtctcggctcaccacaactaccgcctcccaggttcaagcgattctcctgcctcagcctcccgagtagctgggattacaggcatgcgctaccacgcccggctaattttgtattttaagtagagacggggtttctctatgttggtcaggctggttgcaaactcccaacctcaggtgatccgccctccttggcctcccatagtgctgggattacaggcctgagccactgcgcccagactgaCAATAATAGTTCTACTTTACTGGCACTGTAGTAGATTATCAGTAATTCAAAATGTGtacaaagaataaaagcaaacTTGTTAAGTATAGCATAATCCAAATCAGATTAGACATATTTGTATACCCATTAGGAGGGTTAAATAAGCTGTTTAGCTGTTTAGTGGTATTGGAATGCTGTAAGCCAAAAATATCTTTCTACTATTGAGACTAATAAAACCTCTTGTTATGCACAATAAACATcaaatttggaatttttaaaatctgaagtcATTGcaattacttcaaatatttaaacCTGTTTTGGTTGAATGACTTTTAACTTAATATTCTCACTTGCCAATGAAAACCATTTCTCCTGAGTACTTTTTGATCTGGGAACATGTTTTCCTAATCTCATATTGATCCACTTACAAATGCTGAatctatgaatttttaaaatttgtttctattCCAGATCACTAGAGAAATTGATGCACTTACATTTCAGTGCTTTCagaattttgtcttcttttccagTTATTTATAATTCACTTGTTCATGTGTTTGCTTTACAAAGGTGGGCAATGGCAGAAGGTTATGGGGCTTGCTTAATAAACAAGCCAGAGCTTGTTCGAGACATGGTGAAACAAGTAAGAAATCAAGTGGAAACCCCTGGATtttcaatttctattaaaataaggTAAAGACAATATTTCAATCTATTGATAGGATAATCCATTACTTAGGAAATGAAAGATTATTGCTTTTGTCTGATGCTGTTGGGAGTGTCTATCCTAAATAAATTGGTAGCTGGTGTAtggaaatattgaaaataagaCATTTAGTAAAAGAATATATACCATAATTTTCATTTATAGTCCTGAAAAACTTCCTCTTTGTACTTTTAACAAAAGTTAAAGCCTCCCTTTAAGTTTCACCAAACTTTCAACTTTAGCTATGTAGTATTTAATGTTAAGAAACATTACTGGTACCAAGtgtagaaaataggaaaaatatttgcactaaaatttcacaatgaaaagaaaataaaccaggaATCAGTTTTTCCGTGACAGGttgaaaacatatttctttttttgagacagagtctcactctgttgcccaggctggagtgcagtggcacgatcttggctcactgcaacccctgcctcccaggttcaagcaattctcatgcctcagcctctcaagcagttgggattacaggtgtgtgtcaccacacctcgctaatttttgtattttttagtagaaacgaggtttcgccatgttggccaggccagtcttgagctcctggcctcaagtgatccacctgcctcagcctgtcaaagtgctgggattacaggagtgagccacggtgcccagcctgaaaACATATTTCAAGATAAAGTGTTGTTTTCTCCCACTGGGGGATGGGGGCATGCACAGCAAATATTAAGGTTTAAATTCATCTGTGACAGTACTTTCATGGCTCTTTCATTTATCAAAGCCAAAACATAGAAGCACTAGGTCTAAGATAAAACTTGTTTTTTGTCCTTTGCTGTCAATAGTGAAATAGCTAAATTTGAGGTCTTGTGTAGGAACTGATCCCTGAAGAAAACCTTGCTGATAATGACATAGGGTAATCATATGATATAGCAAAGCTAACTAATTTAGTAGATGAAATATCATTTTAGTCAGTTAATGTTAGCATTAAGATTTGTGTGCTGTGAACAGATAAATGTAATTTTGAAATTGTAGGATCCATGATGACCTTAAAAGAACTGTAGATCTTTGTCGAAAGGCTGAAGCAACAGGAGTTTCCTGGATTACAGTCCATGGAAGAACTGCTGAAGAAAGACATCAGCCGGTGCACTATGAATCcattaaaataattaaggaaAATATGTCTATACCTGTAATTGCTAATGGAGACATCAGAAGCTTAAAGGAAGCAGAAAATGTGTGGCGGATTACTGGGACAGATGGTAAGAAATAAGTACTTGGGTTCTTTTAATTGGGGGGGAAGAAATGAGAGTGGGGAAGTAATgttaatttgattttcatttgttttgtataACATTAAGCCATATTTTCCCATTGTACTGTTTTAAGCTAAGCGATTTATTAAAATGATGTTAAGTTTTCTACTTAGAAAAACATGGATTATCTTAACTGGGATAAATTAATTCAGTTACTTTTCTGACACCATTATATCTAGTGACCAGTGAATAATTTTCCAGATAGCCTACTAGTAAAATACAGCACCTAGAAATGAGAGTAAGTGAACTCGAGAATGATAAGAGCTAAAGGAACCCCAGAACTGCTATGCAGTTTCATTATTCCCTTAAATTATTGGCATGCCAAGCCCTATAATTGCTAGATGGGAGAATATAGATAAACTGAACTTTAAGCAGCCCAATTTATGACAATCCAGATTTACCCTAAAGAAAAACCAAAGACTAATGGTTTAATgtagaaatctttaaaaaataaagatttctgtAAGTACATTTAAACTTTCCTGGTTTACAAAAGGTACCAAAATTAATTCTTTTGTAATCAAATTAAACATATTAATGTAATAAAGACATTACAAAACCTTgtgataatactttttaaaaaaatattctgtttGCTTCATTGAGCTTGAACTAATGACCAGGGGTTCTTAATGTATGGACAAATATGGTGTGCTTTAATTTGTAGGTGTGATGGTTGCAAGAGGACTCTTAGCAAACCCGGCCATGTTTGCTGGATATGAGGAAACCCCACTGAAATGCATCTGGGACTGGGTTGACATTGCTCTT
This window of the Pongo abelii isolate AG06213 chromosome 6, NHGRI_mPonAbe1-v2.0_pri, whole genome shotgun sequence genome carries:
- the DUS4L gene encoding tRNA-dihydrouridine(20a/20b) synthase [NAD(P)+]-like isoform X1, which gives rise to MKSDCMQTTICQERKKDPIEMFHSGQLVKVCAPMVRYSKLAFRTLVRKYSCDLCYTPMIVAADFVKSIKARDSEFTTNQGDCPLIVQFAANDARLLSDAARIVCPYANGIDINCGCPQRWAMAEGYGACLINKPELVRDMVKQVRNQVETPGFSISIKIRIHDDLKRTVDLCRKAEATGVSWITVHGRTAEERHQPVHYESIKIIKENMSIPVIANGDIRSLKEAENVWRITGTDGVMVARGLLANPAMFAGYEETPLKCIWDWVDIALELGTPYMCFHQHLMYMMEKITSRQEKRVFNALSSTSAIIDYLTDHYGI
- the DUS4L gene encoding tRNA-dihydrouridine(20a/20b) synthase [NAD(P)+]-like isoform X2, coding for MIVAADFVKSIKARDSEFTTNQGDCPLIVQFAANDARLLSDAARIVCPYANGIDINCGCPQRWAMAEGYGACLINKPELVRDMVKQVRNQVETPGFSISIKIRIHDDLKRTVDLCRKAEATGVSWITVHGRTAEERHQPVHYESIKIIKENMSIPVIANGDIRSLKEAENVWRITGTDGVMVARGLLANPAMFAGYEETPLKCIWDWVDIALELGTPYMCFHQHLMYMMEKITSRQEKRVFNALSSTSAIIDYLTDHYGI